A single Marinilabiliales bacterium DNA region contains:
- a CDS encoding 30S ribosomal protein S11, whose product MAKKTGTSRKRVVKVEPVGQAHIHASFNNIIVTLTNNNGQVIAWSSAGKNGFRGSKKNTPYAAQVSAADCAKKAYDLGLRKVKAYVKGPGSGRESAIRTIHTSGIEVTEIVDVTPMPHNGCRPPKRRRV is encoded by the coding sequence ATGGCTAAGAAAACAGGTACATCTAGAAAAAGGGTCGTCAAAGTTGAGCCCGTAGGTCAGGCTCACATACATGCTTCATTCAACAATATAATTGTTACCCTTACCAATAACAACGGACAGGTAATAGCCTGGTCATCTGCCGGCAAGAACGGATTCAGGGGCTCCAAGAAAAATACTCCCTATGCCGCACAGGTTTCTGCAGCTGATTGTGCCAAGAAGGCGTATGACCTTGGCCTGCGTAAGGTAAAGGCTTATGTCAAGGGACCGGGTTCGGGCCGTGAGTCTGCCATAAGGACAATCCATACGTCGGGGATTGAGGTTACCGAGATAGTTGACGTAACCCCGATGCCTCACAACGGTTGTCGTCCGCCCAAACGCAGACGTGTATAA
- a CDS encoding DNA-directed RNA polymerase subunit alpha: MAVLAFQKPEQVIMLESTDTIGKFEFRPLEPGYGITIGNALRRVLLSSLEGYAITSVKIAGVDHEFSTITGVLEDVTEIILNLKQVRFKKQIEDTEGEKISVSVNGQEEFKAGDLSKFLSGFIVLNPDQVICRMEPETKLQLELSISKGRGYVPSEENKPAETEFGLVAVDSIFTPIKNVKYSVENFRVEQKTDYEKLIFEIHTDGSVHPKEALKEAAKILIYHLMLFSDEKITLETDEKFANEEFDEEVLHMRQLLKSRLVDLDLSVRALNCLKAAEVETLGDLVKFNKNDLLKFRNFGKKSLTELDELLESMNLNFGMDISKYKLDKD; encoded by the coding sequence ATGGCAGTATTAGCATTTCAAAAACCGGAACAAGTTATAATGCTCGAATCGACCGATACTATCGGGAAATTCGAATTTCGTCCTCTCGAACCCGGATATGGGATTACAATCGGGAATGCGCTTAGAAGAGTGTTGCTCTCATCACTTGAAGGATATGCGATCACTTCGGTTAAAATTGCGGGTGTTGATCATGAATTCTCTACCATCACAGGTGTTCTTGAAGATGTTACCGAGATAATCCTGAATCTGAAGCAGGTAAGATTTAAAAAGCAGATTGAAGATACCGAGGGGGAAAAAATATCTGTTTCAGTCAACGGTCAGGAGGAGTTCAAGGCCGGTGATCTTTCAAAGTTCCTGAGTGGTTTTATTGTACTGAACCCTGATCAGGTAATCTGCAGGATGGAACCAGAAACTAAGCTTCAGCTTGAGCTGAGTATTTCCAAGGGACGCGGATATGTACCTTCAGAAGAGAACAAGCCCGCAGAGACTGAGTTCGGGCTGGTCGCAGTGGACTCCATTTTTACACCCATAAAGAATGTCAAGTATTCGGTTGAGAACTTCAGGGTAGAGCAGAAGACTGATTATGAGAAGCTGATATTTGAGATACATACCGATGGTTCGGTCCATCCCAAGGAGGCTCTTAAGGAGGCTGCCAAAATTCTGATTTACCACCTTATGCTGTTCTCTGACGAGAAGATCACACTCGAAACAGATGAGAAGTTCGCCAATGAGGAGTTTGATGAGGAGGTACTTCACATGAGGCAGTTGCTGAAATCCAGGCTGGTTGATCTTGATTTGTCGGTACGGGCCCTTAATTGCCTGAAGGCCGCCGAGGTTGAAACGCTTGGCGACCTGGTCAAGTTCAATAAGAACGATCTGCTGAAATTCCGGAATTTTGGGAAGAAGTCCCTTACAGAGCTTGATGAGCTTCTGGAATCGATGAATTTGAATTTCGGCATGGATATTTCTAAGTATAAATTAGACAAGGATTAA
- a CDS encoding translation initiation factor IF-1 yields the protein MAKQKAIEQDGTIIEALSNAMFKVELENGHTIIAHISGKMRMHYIKILPGDKVKVEMSPYDLTKGRICYRYK from the coding sequence ATGGCAAAACAGAAAGCCATAGAACAGGACGGCACCATTATTGAGGCCTTATCGAATGCGATGTTTAAGGTTGAGCTTGAGAACGGCCACACAATAATTGCACATATTTCCGGGAAGATGCGGATGCATTATATAAAAATCCTTCCCGGCGACAAGGTCAAGGTTGAGATGTCACCCTATGACCTTACAAAAGGAAGAATTTGTTACAGGTATAAATAA
- a CDS encoding 30S ribosomal protein S4, whose product MARYRGPRTKIARKFGEPIFGADKVLEKKNYPPGMHGNTRRRKKTSEYGVQLQEKQKAKYTYGVLERQFSNLFKKASRSKGITGEVLLQMLESRLDNVVFRMGIAPTRAAARQLVSHRHITVNGKVVNIPSYTVKGGDYVGVREKSKSLEAITESLDGRKRNAYSWIEWDADHMRGRFLNMPEREDIPENIKEQLIVELYSK is encoded by the coding sequence ATGGCAAGATACAGAGGACCAAGAACCAAAATTGCAAGAAAGTTCGGAGAACCGATATTTGGAGCCGACAAAGTGCTGGAAAAGAAAAACTATCCGCCCGGGATGCATGGTAATACGCGGAGACGTAAAAAGACTTCCGAGTACGGGGTCCAGCTGCAGGAGAAGCAGAAGGCCAAGTATACATATGGTGTGCTGGAACGTCAGTTCAGCAATCTTTTCAAGAAAGCTTCCCGTTCAAAGGGAATTACCGGGGAGGTTCTGCTGCAAATGCTTGAATCAAGGCTGGATAACGTGGTATTCAGAATGGGGATAGCCCCTACAAGGGCGGCTGCCCGCCAGCTTGTTTCTCACCGGCATATCACGGTTAACGGCAAGGTTGTTAATATTCCCTCCTATACAGTAAAAGGCGGTGATTATGTTGGGGTAAGAGAGAAGTCGAAATCTCTTGAAGCCATAACCGAATCACTGGACGGAAGAAAACGCAATGCATATTCCTGGATTGAATGGGATGCTGATCATATGAGAGGCAGGTTTTTGAATATGCCTGAACGGGAAGATATTCCTGAAAATATAAAAGAACAATTGATTGTAGAATTGTACTCAAAATAA
- the map gene encoding type I methionyl aminopeptidase, with amino-acid sequence MLNDKRREAIEIMRECNLLVSRTLAEVAAIIEPGVTTLELDRIAEKFIIDNGAEPGFKGYNGFPKTLCTSVNSQVVHGIPSDYVLKEGEIVSIDCGVRMRGYYGDTAYTFAVGEIDTRVAELLRTTYESLYRGIEQAVAGKRVGDIGYAVQLHAESAGFSVVREMVGHGIGENLHEDPEVPNYGKRGRGSLLKEGMVICIEPMINLGGRTIVQEADGWTIRTRDNKPSAHYELPVVVSKGSADILSTFEYIEEVLLTKNNGLPWQNRKP; translated from the coding sequence AGGGAAGCGATAGAGATCATGCGGGAGTGCAACCTCCTTGTGTCACGAACACTTGCTGAGGTTGCTGCAATTATTGAACCCGGAGTGACCACCCTTGAACTTGACCGTATAGCAGAAAAGTTTATTATTGATAACGGGGCAGAACCCGGGTTCAAGGGATACAACGGGTTTCCCAAAACTCTCTGCACATCGGTCAATTCACAGGTCGTACATGGGATACCATCCGATTATGTGCTGAAAGAGGGTGAGATTGTTTCTATCGATTGCGGTGTCAGGATGAGAGGATATTACGGCGATACCGCCTATACCTTTGCAGTTGGGGAGATTGACACTCGTGTTGCCGAATTGTTGCGTACAACCTATGAATCCCTTTACAGGGGAATTGAACAGGCTGTTGCCGGGAAAAGAGTTGGCGATATAGGTTATGCTGTTCAATTACATGCCGAATCTGCCGGATTCTCTGTGGTAAGGGAGATGGTTGGGCACGGAATAGGTGAAAACCTGCATGAAGATCCTGAAGTTCCAAATTACGGGAAGAGGGGACGCGGTTCCCTTCTGAAGGAGGGTATGGTAATATGCATAGAGCCTATGATCAACCTTGGCGGGAGGACTATCGTGCAGGAGGCAGACGGGTGGACCATACGCACGCGGGACAACAAACCGTCAGCACATTACGAGCTTCCGGTTGTTGTGTCCAAAGGCTCTGCTGATATCTTGTCTACATTTGAGTATATAGAAGAAGTTTTATTAACCAAAAACAACGGGTTACCATGGCAAAACAGAAAGCCATAG
- a CDS encoding 30S ribosomal protein S13, translating into MARIVGVDLPKNKRGEVGLTYIYGIGRSTAQQILDEAGIDRSIKVKDWDDSQLSGIRNIINEKLKVEGELRSSVQMNIKRLMDIGCYRGIRHRIGLPVRGQSTKNNARTRKGRKKTVANKKMATK; encoded by the coding sequence ATGGCAAGAATTGTCGGTGTAGATTTACCAAAAAACAAAAGGGGTGAGGTTGGGCTGACCTATATATACGGAATAGGCCGCAGCACCGCACAACAGATTCTGGATGAGGCTGGTATTGACAGGAGTATTAAGGTAAAGGACTGGGATGACAGTCAGCTGTCAGGTATCAGGAACATCATCAACGAGAAGCTTAAGGTAGAGGGAGAACTACGCTCCTCAGTACAGATGAATATAAAGCGTTTGATGGACATTGGGTGCTACAGGGGTATCCGTCACCGTATCGGGTTGCCGGTGCGTGGACAAAGCACCAAGAACAATGCAAGAACCCGTAAGGGCAGAAAGAAAACCGTTGCCAACAAGAAGATGGCAACCAAATAA
- a CDS encoding 50S ribosomal protein L36, producing the protein MKVRASVKKRSAECKIVRRKGRLYVINKKNPKFKQRQG; encoded by the coding sequence ATGAAGGTCAGAGCTTCAGTCAAGAAGAGAAGTGCGGAATGCAAGATAGTCCGCCGCAAGGGACGGCTTTATGTAATAAACAAGAAGAATCCCAAATTCAAGCAAAGACAGGGATAA